A segment of the Ictalurus punctatus breed USDA103 chromosome 24, Coco_2.0, whole genome shotgun sequence genome:
aaACATGTCATGCCATAGCTTACAATAGTACATAAAATATACCAACTATCATCCCACGGGACCAAATTGTCATCTTCTGAGAGGGCTTTTGAAGCATGGAGCAACAAACAAGAGCACATGAATGGGACCACAATGGCCACATTGTACACCCTCTGTCCTATGCAGCATGCAGGGAGACACTTTCCTTCCTTGACTAAGGCTACAGTTCTTGCAACTCTATATATATCCTATAGATTTCCTTGACATGTGTACATAATACAGTCTATTTGGACAAGCAGTATGCTGTTGGACCATCTGTGGCTTCCAAGGATTCCTGATTAGAGGAATCCACATTATTAACAGAAAGGGTTAAAGTAATTGAGGGAACACAAGGTCAAGAccactttttatatttttggtaATCACATTACTTTGGTCCCTCTGTACATATACTTTTGAGTATTAGTCGGCTATCTACAGCAACACAGCTTACTCTAAGTGTAATCTATACCTTAAGTGTTCAATGAttcttccataaatattatCTTCACAATCTACAGTATAGGGTAATAAAAGTTAACGGGATAAAGGGGGGATAAAGACCACacctgaaaacatttttaccaCCAGTGTGAAGAAGTTTCTACACCCACCACCTCACCCATCTCACTCTCTACCCATGTAGCTCCTACCCAAGTCTTTAGTGGTGCAGGCTATCTCGTTCAAATCGGGAGCTGCCCAGAATTCCAGACCAAGTTGCCAATAcaattgcatatttatttatttatttatttttatttttttacaaatttacataatttttacaaatttaaaattttatatttatttatttatttatttggagtgGGTATTTATTTTAAGTACAAAGCTAAAGTATTGCATGTTAAAGATTGAAGTTCTGGACTTTTTACTAGTATAGTATTTTGATCTTAttgaattgtttattaattgttatattattaattGGACAACTAATAAATCTATTGTCGAACTAAAACTACTGGTAATGTGTTAAGTGAATACAGCAATGGTTTCCAtgctatgttttatttatttctttttatttgacaTGTATACACAGTATATGGGTTTATTTTAGGAAAAGTCCTTACTTGCCTCTACAGCCTATTTCAGTAGAAAActattgaaaatgtaaaaactctTGCACAGTACATGTGTATATTACTAACACTCCACTGTAATGTATTGTAGCATCACTGTGCCATAGTAAACAGGCATTCATTTGCATACCCATGAGCCGTCATGGCTCATTAATGTGATGTTTAATGCCTTTATTTTGTTAGTATAAGTGTTTTTTGTTAATGAAGAAATCTGTAGTTTCCATGCCAGCAAGTACTATCCCAACACCTggctttatgttttttttatcttccaATCTCTCCTCTGGGTTTTGCTGCTGGTTTTTCCCTTATCAAACCAGTtctgtgctaaccactaaacctgTTGTGCTGTAAGTATTAGTTTGCCAATAAGAAAGCAAGTTTGCCAATAAGAAAgcaaagcccccccccccccaccaccaccaccaccaccaccaccattttcTCTGCTATTTGATCATTTGACAATTAAAAATGACTAGCCAGCTCACAGCAATCACACAACAGATACCAACCATGGAGGGTGAGGACTAGTACATGCTTCCTTCAGGACATATGAAATCAGCCATTGCACCTTTTCAAACTGCAGTTCATACTGCATCCTAGTAACACACTCAGGGAGAAGTGTTGTATGTCTTCTTCCACATTCATAAGCTCACAGATGCCTGCAATGGATTAATGTCAGTCCGATTGGCGAGAGAGAAATGCCTTTCCCATACTCAGAAAGCATTGTCAAGTTTGCTTTCTAGACTTCCAGGCATGGCTGGCTGTGGCATCACTGGGTTTCATTCTTATaaactccctctctctgttacACAGGACCCCAAGTGCCttgtttttacagtgtttaAAGTGTTTGAAGCAGTGGTCAGTGGTAAGGGCCCACAGGATTTGGGTACCAAACGTATGATTTTCCCAATGGGGCTAGCCAGCCACAAAGGTGGCCACAGTAGAGGATGGTCAACAAAGTGAAGCACCTTACAATGACGTGAAGCGCCTCACAACATGATGGGACTTGATGGTGACCCGGGCTGGAGAAGCGGCAGCAGACAAGCTCTTTGGCCACAGGGATAGCTTGCTTGCTTTGCTAAAATGTCAATAGTCCCTGGGAACTCTATGAGGCACTGAACCCGTGGTATGATTCTACTGAATCATAGAGGTTTCAGGTGACAGTCAGAGAAAGGTACTGCAGGTACTGATGGACATCCCTGAAGCAGAGCATAGGCAGCTGACTGTACTCAAGATGGCTTTAGAGCAGCCAAGTTCCAACCCCTGCTGCGTAGTTCAACTGctgcagagagagggaggaaagtCTGCGGATGTTGCCTGCTGAGCTTCACACCCTGGTGAGGCAGGTTTACCCCTACTTTTCTGACGAAGTACTACATGATCTAGCCCTAAAGGTGTTCATCAACACACTTATCAGAGAACATACAGCACTACATGAGCACTACATGAGCTCTAGTGTCATTCACACAAGTGTTACTCACACAAGCCTTTGCCAAGGCAGAGAGAGCTGAGGTGAGAGCTGATGGACTTACTTTTCTTCATGCTGGCCGTAGGGGATAATGGGGAAACAAGTGAGAAGGAGGTGGACTGAGCTGGGTGTAGCCAGCAGCCCATGACATGGCTGCAACATAGCATTCTACTGCTGTGATTCTGAACCTGTGGGGAAATGATGAGGGGGCCACCCAGTGAGGGACATGCAGCCCCCATATCAGTAGCCTCTTGACAAGAATGATGTAGTGGGCCAGCATGGTCTATAGAGGCCACACACACTTGGCAGGATCAGCTGGTATGCCCTGGTTGACACTGGGCCGACTGTGTCCATCATTTGCCCTGGAGTGCTGCTGTGCATTGGCAAGCAAGCTCCCATTGATTGGATGGAAATACTATGAAAAAAGACTTTTGGGTGGCCCCTAAGATGATCTGGGAAACCATATCGTTTCACACGAGTGGAACAAAAATCCATGCACATAGTCTGCTATTAAAATGCGAGGGAATGTTGACCTCTACTGGGGATATTGTTGAGTAATGGAAGAATGTGTTGTGGAACTCTTTAACCCAGTAGACAAGCCCACCCTACATGAGGCCATGGTAGAATCTACTTACTCTCCAAAATAGTTTGAGAAGCATTCACATTCCTACACTCATTGCTTGTCCAAAAGGACAAGAGTTACAAGAATGTAAGTGTGGAACTGCGAAAAGCCCAAGAAATTTAGAATTGAATTTAATGTTAGATTTGTTCatgtaatcatttatttttgctagAGGGCATCAGATTAAAATGCTTCTGAATTCAGTCAATGacaataattacaaataaataatcatcaGTGTACAAGCACATTTCATGCCCAAGTCATTTTCTCTAATCAGCCTGATATCATAAGAAATAGATATAAAATGTACTTTCCAACAGGAAAGGGTGATGTGGTTAAATTCCATTCAGTTTCAGATGAATGAAAAACCTTTTCATATAAAATAGCTCTGAATTTGCATATGGGAATCCATGTGGCTCAAAATATACTTTGCCATTGTGGTGCCTGAGGTCAGTGAGCCTGGCCTTATTGTCCCCTTAGGCTGGTAAACAAGGCAATTCTAATTCCCCGATGATGGCCAGTGATTCCATCAACACTTGGCAAACACTCTCGATGCTGGACGTAAGCATAATGCCGCcatttgtttcatgtttcaaCAAGATCATGCCTCTCTTTTGGCTGTAGGAATCTGCATGGAGATTTCATAGAAGTGTTAACACTGTAAcagggtatatatatatatttttaaacttgtataaatataattaaattagtACTGTATATCACCTACAACAGGAATAAagattatttctcttttttgaagATTGATCAGCAAAGTCATATTAAAAAGTcacaataaaatgttaaaattggCTGTACATTTGgtatttaatattaaacattcaCTTGTACATGCTTTGAAAAAGTGCTTTTTTCAATTAATGGTTCCCATTGGAACccttggaaccctttctgatagaGAGAGTTAAGATTATAAGGGTCCATACAACTTGccatgctttttaaaataattaaattacatttaaattccTTAATCATTCAATATGAAACAGATTAGATCTTTCTCTGGGGATATTTCTCCATATAGCCCAAGGCTTTTGGAGTCCACACAGCCTTGCGAAAGCTTTTTGAGATGCTCTGTGGGTGTTATGGTTATGGCACACATGCTTCTCGTGGTTTTGGGCCATCTCCCGTGGTTGTGTCTCACAAGCATCACTCCATGGCTGGtattgtttcttcttctgtccTTTTCACCCCTCTCTGTGCAACAAAGCCTGCCGTCTTCATTGTACAAGGGTACTTGAAATGCATGCTACCCACTCCCTGCATTCCTGCTCTCTATCTTCGAAGAATTTGTGGGCGATTTAGAGATAGCAAGCCCTTCACCCAACAGATGAGCTTCTGTACAATAGGCATGATACAAAGATCAAACGGCATGCTGGGCTCCATTTATAGAGCCAGCGAGAGAGCTataaaaggagagagagagaagttttgGGCCAGTTTGCTAAACAAGGATACATCCTTTTCATGTTAGACGGATATTGTCTAGATAATACTatttttcaagttttttttttttttttttttttttttttttaatttacgaCTTATTAAGAGTCTTTAAATTTGGTATATTGCCTACGTGGTTATTCCCATGAAGTTTTATATTTACTTACATTTAAGTACATTTACTTTTTGACCAGGGGAATTTGGAACACACATATTTATTCAGCTTCCAGCTTCTTAAtcagttattcatttaaaagcacGTAGTAGGTAGTAGTATAATAGACGTGTATTTATAAGAAGAGTGGATATAGGTGAAGGTTCTGGGAGTGTGAGGAGTTAAagatctgttttctttttttaatagacTTAATAAAACAATTACGTTTTTGAGAAAACTTTAAGAAAAGCATGAAAGGAACAAAAAGAATTTAGTATGTCTTATGACTTATTACactttaatcattattattgcaCATTATTATTGTACAGAACATCAATTAAATAAGGAACACTAAACCttactgtataaatatatgtgAACTGTATTAACTGCTTGCTCTCAGATCCTAAAAATTGCTCTTAACTGCAGgcatgcttgcagtgtaaatctGTTAAGCCCATGCAGAATAGACACAGGGAGtggtaatattaaatataaaacatgaatATGTGGTGTGTCTAAATGTCTTAGTCAGTGTCATAAAAGTTTTGGCATTTTCTGATTACATTAGGTTCTAGAATCTTCCAATCATATGAACTAATTTCTAACCAATTCTAGCACTGCTTGATTCACTTATTCCTATTTTTTTGTTAGATTGGCAAATTTTTGAGTATTTACAATGTATACTAGTCTAGAAATCTAAATGTACTAATGCtatggtgtttttttaaaattattattattccctagCTCCATTAGGGAATGATCTGAAATGAACTGGAGTCTTAGGGTTGGTGATACTAAGGGTAGgtcattgttttaaaatttgAAGACAAAtaggaaaatatttcacaaatataTGGGATGAAAAATGAAAGTCTTGAAGTCATATAATCCTGTGCTCATCAGTGAAaataatgtcttaataatgCCTTGGAATACCTTTGCTAATGTCTTATATCACTAcactgattttaaaataaataaataaataaataacctcaaGAGATTTCAAAAATCATGCTTAAAAATATCATTGGGCACATACATGTCATATCAACATAAATTATTTGTATAAAGGATATGAATCACTATGACAATAGTTTGATTGTGCTAAGGGCTGTTTTGCATTGAGCTGCAACTCTCACATACACAGGCCTTGTTGTGGGCCTCACAGAACCGGGGCAGATGTGGTCAAGAACAATGGCAGCTCCTTGAACAGAGAGTAGGGCAGTGACTGACTCCAAGGGTACACAGGCTGTAAAGAATGCCTGGCACCAAACCAGAATCACTGACGCTATTACAGACCCACCTTATCTCCAATGATTGCCCAGAACTGAGGGGACCACACCTTCAAAGGCCAGCCCATCCACCTCGGATGCACCAAAGACTATCGAGAAGCTTGCTGGGGTGTCCTCAGAGTGGAGACAGGGCTGTACTGAGAAGGACGTTGGCAGGCCGTGCAGATTGACGACCCAGGCTCAGAAGATCAACATCCAGAATGGCAACTGCAGGCACCTCAGGGCTGGGACGCAAGAAGAAGGCTCCTGGTCTCATGGATCAGATTGGCAGGTTCTTTGGAGGTGATAAGAAGAAAAGAGGGAAGGTGAGTGATGATGTCATCTGCGGCAATACATGGAATTTGCAGAAATGCATTTTGCCTTTTTGGTTCTTGCAATGGTAGTTTACATCATAATGAGACATCTTTTGTTACTGGTAAAGAAAACCGAGTCATGTATATTGATAAGCTTTTTGAACCTGAAAACAGCTTGTTCTCACAAAGAACTGATAATTCCAAGCTAAAGTGCTTTATGTATGAAGTGTGATGCTGTCTGTTGCTGTGAATGCAACCAAAATTACAGTACAAGTCAGAATGCTTCAGTGCAGAATTATtcaatgaaataataaaaaaagaaataaagaaagaacaaacaGATTTTTAGTGTTACAGTGCACTACAATAACAATACAAacacttaacaaaaaaaataaattgaaaatatCCATAAGGAGACCTGATAGAACTGTACATTATTGTAGGTTAAAATAATGCCATTAATTTGAATCCTTTGTTGAAAGTATTGCATATGTGGGTGTGTGATTAGGGTGTGTCCCAATAACGGTATTCAGATGTTCTGTTGAAATCTAGATATTATGGGCAAAGAACCCTAATAATTTAACATACTAGAAAAGTAAGAGAAACTGTTATATACTGCATTGGCTGCTTTTATTTCCCAGCCTTTCTGTTGTAGCAtgttgtgtttatacagtagtaGGTACTGCACTCTGGAGGGTTGGGTAGTCTTCAGGTTGAGAATTATTCATTGATGGTTAGGAATGAGGAGATGTGACCAATTTTACACAGTCATCGGCATATCTAAAGATATATGAAAATGATTTCAAATAATTCAGTCAATACTCTTTCACTTGTTTGCATTTGAATCAAAATCtaacatatatgtatatttgtttcAATTCAATAATAAATCCATATCAGATATACGTGTGCACTGGCATTTTTTATTTGGCTAGCAAATACAATTTCaactttttgtgatttttattttattacaatttaTTCGTTTTTATGCCACTTTAACAAAATGCCCGTcaatatctttttattttaacattagaAACATGATGTAATGATGGAGTTTTAGACTTCGTGGCattgactgaaaaaaaaaacccaactaggaaataaaagaaaactgcATAGATGCTCTGTTTCAGGACCATTTTTTTTAGGGGCACATGTAAAACCAAGTAACCTTTAGAAAGGAAAgaggaaccttttttttgtttgtttaagagTGTACTCAGTACCAAAAAACCTTTAATTATGGATCCAAAGTATCATTGAGGAAACCTTTTTAAGTGTGTAATCAGTAACAAACACCTATACTGTTATGTTTAGGGTTCATTCCGTGGTCACCTGTCTTCCTCACCCCCAAGACCTCAGCATTCCTCATCCCGACGCCGTGGAGATGTGAACCCAGTCCTTCATTTCTTCAGGAGCTTTGTAAGTGCATAAATCCCATGCTTCTCAGAAATCAGATATGAAATTTCAACTTGGGTTTCAATTAGGTACTTTGGGAACAGTTtgatattaaaaaggagaattATCTTGGTTAGTTAACTTTTATACAAAAGGTGAAAGAAAGTGTAATTGCACATCTCCCACAAGCCCTAGCAGCAGCCTTTTTTTTCAGCCTATTTTCCACTGAAAGGTCTttaggttgttttgaatgttACGCTTTTGTGTGTCACCTTTGCCGTCTCAATGCATCAGCCTTTTAATACTTCTTTCGTGCCTTGAAAATATTCCTCACTGTCCCAGCGAGATCATACGGCTACTTTGAGTTACCTTTCAGAGTTCCTtctaattgaagcaaaaaaaaaaaaaaaaaaaaaaaagggcaaacaTAACTACAACCACTGGGAGTGAATTTCTCTTCAACACATTATGTGAGTGCATGAGCCATTTGCAGCCCACGTTTGCAGTCTGAAGCTGTCATTATGTCAGACATGTAGCTCATGTTTGCACAGTTACAATGCTGCAGCTTGTTTCTCTAACTAGACAGAAATGattacacacacttacttcaCTCCTCTGTGTTTCTCCTTGCTATGCGGATGCTTTAGAAAGTGGGATTTTGGAGTGGGATGTTGGGATGCTAAACAGTAACTTGTAGTAGTGTGCTGTGATGTAGCACAGATCCTATTCGCAGTTTTTGTAGAGGTTATCCGTAAGGAAAAGAACACACTGTTGcaatatgctgttataggaaaacaatcaacgaaCAGGTAGAGTTAATTTTACCAACCTGAATTTCCAATAACACAATGTCCTTCCACAATGTTTcttcttatatcacagcaatttgctaacaatgacaatttttattatttattaaagcatggAAATTCATACTTGCCATTCATTTACACATGCGTTTAATACTGTGGAACGTCCATCAAagaaattagttcctgttatcacttacgttgtagcagctataaaaatgAGTTTCCCTTGTTTTATCTCAATCAGCTTGTCCATTTTATCCAGtccattttttttcctggttttgTGGTGTGTCTGCTACACAAGTCCCCTCTGTATGTTGTTACTGTTGCTGTTTCTGCTGtcatagaaaattaattagCAGCTTCTCACCAATTAGAATTGAGTAtgcagcagtgctgtggtataaacatgAATAATGAATGTACAAAAAGGTGGAAAAGGTGACGTTTCTTAAAGAAATTTGGCCTGGGAAGTAAAATTTTAGCCAATGTTTTATCTCTGGTGAATTGATGGTTTCAGATTTGATCTATATATCCAAACTGAACTTTGCCATCTACAAAAGTACACAGTGGTTATTGCTGGATTTATTGCATGTAATAGGATTAAACTATCACATGTAATGCTTTTGAATCCACCTTTTGAATTTGCATCGTTAGATGTATAAGTGCTCTGCTAGGTGATCAGTGagtaatgtgattttttttttataaccccACAGGTGTCCTCTCCTCGCCCTAAGTCAAGGGTAAGTTTATTTTTCCATTAGTTATTTAGGTCCTACCCAGGTtcaatgtaaataatataagtGGTATCTGCCACTATGACATGCTAGTTACAACTATATTCGTTATTATATCATCAATATTTCTAAAATGGCGTCTCATCTGGTGCAGACTTTTATTAAAGGATGAGAGCTCAcaatttagaataataataattaaaaaaaaaaccttgacacAAATTTACCAGTAAAATgaacatattttatattttggtCCATGTGCTAAGTAACCTTTTATGAGTTTCGGTGTTTAGAGATATAAAAGGAGATAAATAGTGTTAACCATGTGTGAGAATGCTCTCattgaaaaataataacaaaacacataaaaactaaACATTTGAGGGCTATTTGGTCAGTTAAATGTTCTTACATGGAAACCCtttctgataggaaaacacACTCAGTTGTACTGTGGGTTTCTACACAGAACCCAGAGCTACCCAGAGTAAGAACATAAGGGTTCTAGATTGAAGATTTTTTCTAAAAGTGTATCGCTGATATCATCAAACCTTTCTTAACGTTCGTTTCCACATCGTGTGTGAGTGCAcgcaagttcaaatcccagatcTGCAGATCGTATGGACGATGCAGACAGCCTATAACCATAAAGAGATTTTCTACCTCATATGTCGAAACTTAATTGTTCTCtatcttgttatttttttttctctgtcttttttatGTGCAGTGGAGGGAACTCTTGGGCCTGGTATGTCTCCCAGCTTTAAATTAAGTCATGTTTGTGTTCACAGTCATCTCCATAGGCAGACCTCCATGGCTTGAGCAGTCagctttcctttcctctctaCTGTTCCTAATGTGTCTTCTTCATTAACAACCATTTCTCTTCCCTGTGAAGTAACTAAACAACTGATTCGTAATTGCAGCTTGCTGCCATTTGGTACTCCTGTCAACTTGACACATAAGATGCTTTTCAGAGCTCGTTATGAGGTTGGGGTTCTGCATAGTCTTTTGAAGAAAAAGGATAAGCTTTACTATGTGCTATTAATGTATTATAGAGAACAGAGATTGTTGTAGTGTTTAGTAAACAGCAGCAGCTGGAAAACGTTATATTTCAGCATTTGTTTTCCTGATGCACTTATACCTGTATTTAATCAGCAGTCAGGATTGAAAACGCCTTTATCACCAGTGAGAGCTTTAATATTGGCCTTTATACATCATTACTGAGACCGTTTTTTAACCACATCATATTGACTAATGCATGAAATATTACAAACCCCTTAAATCCCTGGTTTATTATTCAGCcattcatcttaaagcatattattcagttaCTACAAAAAATTCTTCAGTAATAAGAGCAATTAGCATTTAGTTACTGGTTTTGGGTGCTTAAAAGAGCATATGAACCTATGttacagtgctgctgaatgcAGAAGATGTtgataataattaattttccataacagcataTTTCAATTACGTATGTTTCAGAGTTTAGTCTACGTGCCCCTTTGACAGTCAGTCCACTGATCCCATCAGCTCTACCAGAAGCTGAAAGTGTCTCTGATACTTAAACACTCTTACACTGTAGTATGAGGGTCAATATGAGCtcaaatttaatttgttttctgGGAACTTTGAATCAGAGCTGTTCTGTGCTTCTGGACGACATGGAGACAGCACAGCTTTGCCTGAAGCAGTTTTCTCCTCTAGGGGCCTAGATACAGAGCTCATTCTCTGAGTcatcaaacactacacactcccTCGCTTTTTCCCTTATCTGTGTCTGgacgtgtgttttttttttttgttttttttgttgttgttgttgtttttaatacatttactcCTCAGCGCCCCCTTTTGGCTTAGTCATGTACTGCATGAGTCTACAGTTTTCCTTGATATAAAACTTCTTTCTAAAGAAAAGTGTGGCAAAGAGAACAATGCAAAGATATAGCATATGGATTGataacacattattattttaaataagtcTGTTTGTTAAAGTCACGTAAATTGATGATTTTataaacaattttgtgcaacaTTAACTTTcctaaattaacaaaaataaataaataaataaataaataaataaagataaattgTCTAGGGAGTGGCGTTTTTCTCTCATGCCACATTCATCATGTCTCTAACGTACATTTCTATTGACTTTGTGTACATGTGATAACCTCAGCACTTTGATTGATGTGTTCACGTGTATCAAGGTTCATTCTACTGTTAATGAACGATGAGTCCAGAATGTTCAATCTCTTCATTTCTTAATGCTACCTTTTTCCTTCCAGCTGTTCACCATCAAAGCCTTTTAATAAGAGAGATGATCATGTTATATTATTCAATATTTATTCAAAATTACAGtcacatatttatacataaaaTGCTAATAGTTGATACATCTATAAATGTCTTTTGATAGTAATTAAAAAGCACaattacactttatttaaaaagtgctCATAGGGCTACATGACACCTCATTACTCCAGTACTGGAGCACTTCACTGGCATCCTgttcaatataaaatataatttaatgcccttgtatttattttaacattttttatatgGACTAGCACATTCTCATATGTCAGATATATGGCAGGCATCTTCTGTTAGCAACTCGTGCTtggcattttattattatttatacaattatttattttcatttaatttaccttgtattatttaattttaatgttattaatttaattttattcattaatattttcagaatgatttttttggtggtaatttctatttcttttattatttctatattttccGCTTCATCTCATGCTCTTTGTTTCGCCTTGAAAGGTATTTTTAATGTATGCAACGTGCTACATTAagaaagtttattattttgttttatttattctttttattagcCCTTCAAGACAATTTATTATAACAAATAGCATTATCATAATAAAGGCTTATTATAATAAGTATCCGCCACACTGTAAACCAGGATACggtcatttaactcaaaaaatttgaggaaagtaattacctcaaaatttttaagttgataaatcaatttctttaagccaaatacacttcaatataacaacaacaaaaaaaattactcagttaactatatttaagtgtatttggcttaaagaaattgatttatcaacttaaaaattttgaggtaattagtttcctcaaattttttgagttaaatgaactatccggttttacagtgtgacaTAAagaatacattcattcattttgacaTGAGGTTAACATCACACCTGAGTCAAGTGACAAATTGTTGACATTTTAGGGGCTGACTTATGTTAGAATGTCAGGATTAATGACTTAGTGTACTTCTGCTACATCAGAGTcacataatgatgatgatgtgacagtTTTAGGAGTGAGGGATAAATTGGAAAAATCTAACACATGTGGCACTTCCACAAGATGCATCAGTTTTAACCATGATAATTACTACACTCTAACAACATAGATATGTATATTTTACTGACTCTTAAGTGACCTTTTTTAAACTGACCTCCATCAAGGCCACAATACGTGACTTCCTTATATGTTAATTTGACACCAGTATCAATGAAAGTAATATTTATGACAGCTGAAGCTTGTTGGAATTACCCCTTGTAAATGTTTATGCAGGCTTATGTCAGTTGTCATGAAGGACTAATGCAGGTGTCATAATAGCCTTAAGAACACCACTCATATATAAAGcattaaaacaatacaaatgtGACCTTACAATGTAGAATTACAGGAAATCATATTGGGGAAAGTAATGAAATCCaatattcgtttttttttttaatagtatatattttttaatatcacATAGTGTATTGTAGGAAAATTATGCTACAATatgatgatgaaaaaaaatgactcAATAAAACATCAATAAGAACACAGAGTTCGCAGATTCCAGTTTGGGCTCTCAGTGTGTTTATGTAAGATATGTTTGTAGGCTTCACCATCGCCGCGTGGTTCAGAGAGTATCAGATCACCGCACAGACGCCGAAGAGAACAGAACACACTCTCCAGAATCTTCAACCTGGTGAGCCTGCTGTAGCAACACGACTGCAAACTCATGAGCGCTTGCATGAGTCGACTTGTAGGACAAATTATGAATGGTTATTATAGATTATAGCTAGGGATCAGGAGAGAGCTAAGACATGAGCTTTATAAAGACTCAATTcacatgaaatcaaaatagatCATGTTTGCTTGTTGGTTTGCATAAAGATAGACGGGTATGGTAATGAAAAGTTGGTTTTAGGAGCTGAAAATAACATCtcactgttatcact
Coding sequences within it:
- the mbpa gene encoding myelin basic protein, which translates into the protein MATAGTSGLGRKKKAPGLMDQIGRFFGGDKKKRGKGSFRGHLSSSPPRPQHSSSRRRGDVNPVLHFFRSFVSSPRPKSRWRELLGLASPSPRGSESIRSPHRRRREQNTLSRIFNLGESRSRSPPKRWSTIF